One Numida meleagris isolate 19003 breed g44 Domestic line chromosome 6, NumMel1.0, whole genome shotgun sequence genomic region harbors:
- the SPATA7 gene encoding spermatogenesis-associated protein 7 isoform X3 has product MIFHYNRILSAKAVVDCSVPRSRLTSIKLADQQRREKLNKKIASCEKEMNVGKSASRSSSRESGRLLSTSSGKSPLEVEDKDNLFSCAEHTPYLSRALSPYGEHGLLHSSPVECARRHSRNRSNASNSNTSVSMSSTPRKRSGVSSRCSSDSFVSISHSQRRQESNSKIYSGDLLDKHSELFTTSQKPFTPRTLISDAKSALLGYRYYTTAQRKRKKRCKQRMEAETQTDVISFPSTDKASEREVKIEQQKVTVKTEDKRYNMDEPEREIAALPCSFLREASLYSEQPSARMNIEAAEDDLLYLTFIEDITNEILDLGLFSNRVLEQLFECHIQENKNRLDESKMRHLLDMLKADLGCSPGSGAEQIHAGWEAFDSLDLEEFNMMEQLEFTSRSERQGKATKSEVFFKTMDLLLKEQSTCEMPQCSEKSKKTESKDIFSEDVDEMMNAETESHACVTSEDPVTSLSCEETLNLVTCDNDLEANKELDDLEENFAEVLQITRDHS; this is encoded by the exons ATGATATTTCATTATAACAGAATTCTTTCAGCCAAAG cgGTTGTAGACTGTTCAGTGCCCAGAAGTAGGTTGACCAGCATTAAAC TTGCTGaccagcagagaagagagaaactgaacAAGAAGATAGCCagttgtgaaaaagaaatgaatgtggGCAAAAGTGCCTCACGATCCAGCTCAAGAGAGAGTGGAAGGCTGCTGTCAACCTCTTCTGGAAAG agtCCCTTGGAAGTAGAAGATAAAGACAATCTCTtctcctgtgctgagcacaCACCATACCTGTCAAGAGCACTGTCACCTTATGGTGAGCACGGCTTGCTTCACTCCAGTCCAGTAGAATGTGCCAGAAGACATTCTCGGAATAGATCTAATGCATCTAACTCAAACACAAGCGTCAGTATGTCAAGCACACCAAGAAAACGCTCCGGAGTTTCAAGCCGTTGCTCCTCTGATAGCTTTGTGAGCATCAGTCATTCTCAGAGGCGTCAGGAAAGCAACTCCAAAATATACAGTGGGGATCTTCTGGACAAGCACTCAGAATTGTTTACCACTAGCCAAAAACCTTTTACTCCACGCACCTTAATATCAGATGCTAAATCTGCCCTGCTGGGGTACAGGTATTACACTACTGctcaaaggaaaaggaaaaagcgCTGCAAGCAGCGCATGGAAGCTGAAACGCAGACTGATGTGATCAG CTTTCCAAGTACAGATAAAGCATCTGAGAGAGAAGTTAAGATTGAACAGCAGAAGGTGACAGTGAAG ACTGAAGATAAAAGATACAATATGGATGAGCCTGAGAGAGAAATAGCTGCTCTTCCGTGTTCCTTTCTAAG AGAGGCATCATTGTATTCTGAGCAGCCATCGGCAAGGATGAATATTGAGGCTGC AGAAGATGACCTTTTATATTTGACTTTCATTGAAGATATAACAAATGAAATTCTTGACCTTGGGCTGTTTTCTAACAG agTTCTGGAACAATTGTTCGAGTGTCAtatacaagaaaataagaacCGTTTGGATGAG AGCAAAATGCGGCACCTGTTGGATATGCTTAAAGCAGACCttggctgcagcccaggcagtgGTGCTGAGCAAATCCACGCTGGTTGGGAAGCATTTGACTCGCTGGATCTGGAAGAGTTTAATATGATGGAACAGCTTGAGTTTACCAGTAGAAGTGAGAGGCAAGGAAAAGCTACAAAAAGTGAAGTATTCTTTAAGACCATGGATTTATTATTAAAGGAACAAAGCACATGTGAAATGCCACAATGCAGTGAAAAGTCAAAGAAGACAGAGAGCAAGGATATCTTTTCAGAAGATGTTGATGAAATGATGAATGCTGAGACAGAGTCTCACGCT